A single genomic interval of Oreochromis aureus strain Israel breed Guangdong linkage group 12, ZZ_aureus, whole genome shotgun sequence harbors:
- the erap2 gene encoding endoplasmic reticulum aminopeptidase 2, whose translation MVSARLLVLSLFSVSLVGSQPTESSQQVSSPPAHPAGEPSLSIDNLSFPWSRLRLPKYIIPLHYHLLLHPNLTSLSFTGSVQIQIDVQNNTNWVVLHSKGLQISKATILDQNLAHLSDQVLPVLHNPSHEQIGIFSPRVLSSGQKYFLYIEFGAELAEGFYGFYKSTYRTSTGETRTLASTHFEPTSARMAFPCFDEPSFKANFSVRIRRPPEYISLSNMPVIKTAEVSGGLLEDQFAPSVQMSTYLVAFVICDFKSVTGTTSSGVQVSIYAAPEKWQQTHYALEVAVKMLDFYEEFFNIRYPLPKQDLIAIPDFQSGAMENWGLTTYRETSLLYDPLTSSVSDKLWVTMVIGHELAHQWFGNLVTMEWWNDIWLNEGFARYMEYISVEATYPDLKVEEYLLHTCFAAVGHDSLNSSRPISSPAENPTQIKEMFDTVSYDKGACVLHMLRHFLTDEVFQRGIVRYLRKYSYKNAHNQDLWDSLANTCSEEDFISGKHCYSSSQASKNAYLFAGEHLNLTAMMNTWTLQKGIPLVTVTRKGARLLLRQDRFLRTVLPSDPQWSTLQKGFLWHIPLTYKTDSSSTIHRHLMTSPTDSIHIGEEASWVKVNSDMTGYYMVHYEDGGWDVMTKLLRENHTALSYKDRTHLIHNAFQLVTAGHLPLNKALDLIGYLLLETHTVPLLQGLGYLEAFYHLVEKRDESVLTHNLGAYILQFFRAVIDQQTWSDSGTVSERRLRTEVLSLACHLDDPPCVKRARQHFSDWLQSNGTLNLPTDVAETVYSVGAQDDHGWASLLHTYKISLSEAHKHKILYALTSSKDTSKLEGLLELGLEGKVIRSQDLSTLILMVARNPKGHYLAWNFVKKNWDTLVQKFQLGSFCIRNIIIGTTSQFSSPEELTEVQSFFESIKEQASQLRATQIALDNVLKNVRWVQRNLETLRKWLSEQMQ comes from the exons GTACATCATTCCTCTTCACTATCACCTCCTCCTGCACCCAAACCTCACAAGTCTAAGTTTCACTGGCTCAGTGCAGATTCAGATTGATGTGCAGAACAATACAAACTGGGTCGTATTACACAGCAAGGGTCTTCAGATCTCCAAAGCCACCATATTAGACCAGAACCTCGCTCATCTGTCAGACCAG GTCCTTCCAGTTCTTCATAACCCTTCCCATGAGCAGATAGGCATTTTTTCTCCCAGAGTGCTCAGCAGTGGGCAGAAGTATTTCCTGTATATTGAGTTTGGAGCAGAACTTGCAGAAGGTTTCTATGGCTTCTATAAGAGCACCTACAGAACCAGTACAGGAGAGACCAG AACCTTGGCTTCAACTCACTTTGAGCCTACGAGTGCTCGAATGGCATTCCCTTGTTTCGATGAGCCAAGCTTCAAAGCCAATTTCTCCGTACGAATTAGGAGACCTCCCGAGTACATTTCTCTGTCCAACATGCCAGTA atcAAAACAGCTGAAGTCAGCGGTGGCTTGCTTGAGGACCAGTTTGCTCCGAGTGTACAGATGAGTACTTACCTCGTGGCGTTTGTCATCTGTGACTTTAAGTCTGTCACTGGAACAACATCCTCTGGGGTGCAG GTTTCCATCTATGCAGCCCCAGAGAAGTGGCAACAAACCCACTATGCCCTGGAGGTTGCTGTTAAAATGTTAGACTTCTATGAGGAGTTTTTCAACATCCGCTATCCTTTACCCAAACAAG ATCTGATAGCCATTCCAGACTTCCAGTCTGGTGCCATGGAAAACTGGGGTCTGACCACCTACAGAGAGACCAGTCTTCTCTACGACCCCCTCACATCCTCTGTTTCTGATAAACTCTGGGTTACAATGGTCATTGGCCATGAGCTCGCTCATCAG TGGTTTGGCAACCTGGTGACCATGGAGTGGTGGAACGATATCTGGCTGAATGAAGGATTCGCCAGATACATGGAGTACATTTCTGTGGAAGCCACTTACCCAGACCTCAAAGTG GAGGAATATCTGCTGCACACCTGCTTTGCAGCTGTGGGTCACGATTCATTGAACTCCTCTCGGCCAATATCTAGCCCAGCAGAGAACCCCACTCAGATCAAAGAGATGTTTGACACAGTCTCGTATGACAAA GGTGCTTGTGTCCTGCACATGCTGCGACACTTTCTGACAGATGAAGTGTTTCAGAGAGGGATCGTGCGATACCTCCGCAAGTACAGCTACAAAAATGCACACAATCAGGATCTGTGGGACAGTCTGGCCAAC ACCTGCTCAGAGGAGGACTTCATCTCAGGGAAACACTGTTACAGCAGCAGCCAGGCCTCCAAAAATGCA TACCTGTTTGCTGGGGAACATTTGAACCTAACAGCCATGATGAACACGTGGACTCTGCAGAAAGGGATCCCTCTGGTAACTGTGACGAGGAAGGGGGCTCGTCTGCTGCTTAGACAGGACAGATTCCTGAGGACAGTCCTGCCCTCTGACCCTCAGTGGTCCACTTTGCAGAAGGG TTTCCTTTGGCATATTCCGCTGACATATAAGACAGATAGTTCCAGCACCATCCACAGACACCTGATGACATCACCTACAG ATAGTATACATATAGGAGAGGAAGCCAGCTGGGTTAAGGTAAACTCTGACATGACGGGCTATTACATGGTTCATTATGAGGATGGTGGCTGGGATGTGATGACTAAACTGCTGAGGGAAAACCACACTGCTCTGAGCTACAAAGACAGAACTCATTTGATACACAACGCCTTTCAATTGGTCAC CGCTGGTCATCTGCCGCTCAATAAAGCCTTAGACTTAATCGGTTATCTGCTACTGGAAACGCACACAGTGCCTCTCCTCcaaggactgggatatctagaAGCTTTTTACCATCTGGTTGAGAAAAGAGATGAGTCAGTTTTAACACACAACCTGGGG GCGTACATCCTGCAATTTTTCCGTGCCGTCATTGACCAGCAGACGTGGAGTGACAGCGGCACTGTATCAGAGCGACGTCTTAGGACTGAGGTCCTCTCACTGGCTTGTCACCTGGATGACCCTCCCTGTGTGAAGCGGGCACGTCAGCACTTCAGCGACTGGCTCCAGTCCAACGGAACCCTCAA CCTGCCCACTGATGTGGCAGAGACTGTGTATTCGGTTGGAGCTCAGGATGACCACGGCTGGGCCTCGCTCTTACACACATACAAGATTTCCCTCTCTGAGGCACATAAGCACAAGATCCTGTATGCTTTAACCAGCAGCAAAGACACCAGCAAACTTGAAGG CCTGCTGGAGCTGGGTTTGGAGGGAAAGGTGATTCGATCCCAGGATCTGTCCACTCTAATACTGATGGTAGCCAGAAATCCGAAAGGACATTACCTTGCATGGAACTTTGTGAAAAAGAACtgggacacactggttcagaA GTTCCAGCTGGGCTCATTTTGTATTAGAAATATCATCATTGGCACCACAAGTCAGTTTTCCTCTCCAGAAGAACTCACTGAG GTGCAGTCATTCTTTGAGTCCATCAAAGAACAGGCTTCTCAGCTGAGAGCTACTCAGATTGCCCTGGACAATGTACTGAAAAATGTCCGCTGGGTTCAGAGGAACCTGGAGACGCTGAGAAAATGGCTGAGTGAGCAGATGCAGTGA